GACGCAATACATACCTTCGCCGGTGACGCTCTCGCGACACCGGATATCCCAGAGGCGAGCTGGACACCCCATGGACCTGACAGGCCCCTTTGACAAAATGACGGCCGAGTTGGATGAGCTCGCCCACAGGCTGAGCGATCCCGCGGTCATTGCCGACAACAACCTGTTCCGCGACCTGTCGCGACGGCACTCCGAGTTGGAGCCCGCTGTTGCGTTGTGGAAGGAGTACCAGCAGGCGCTTCAGGACAGCGAGGAAGCCGAGGCGATGCTTGCCGAGGCCGAGGACGATGAGATGCGTGAGTTCCTCGCTGCGGAGCATCAGGAAGCGGCCCAGAAGGTGGAGAAGCTACACCACCGACTGCTGCGCGAGTTGCTCCCGAAGGACCCGCGGACCGATCACAACGCGATCGTGGAGATTCGGGCCGGCACGGGTGGTGAGGAAGCCGGGCTCTTCGCCGGCGACCTGTTCACCATGTACTCGTGTCTGGCGGAACGCCGGCGCTGGAAGCTGGAAGTCCTCGATAGCAACGAGTCGGACCTGGGCGGGTACAAGGAGATCACCTTCATCCTCGAGGGGCGCGGCGTGTTCGGGATCATGCGGCATGAGAGCGGTGTTCACCGCGTCCAGCGAGTGCCCAAGACCGAGTCACAGGGCCGCATCCACACTTCGGCGGCCAGCGTTGTGGTGCTTCCCGAGGCCGAAGAGGTCGACGTGGAGATTGACGCGAGCGACCTGCGGATGGAGAACTTCCGAGCGGGTGGCCCCGGCGGACAGCACATGCAGAAGAACGAGACCGCCGTGCGGATCACGCACATCCCGAGCGGCATTTCGGTAGCGTCCTCCAACCAGCGCAGCCAGATGCAGAACCGCGACCAGGCCATGCGCATGCTGCGTACGCGGCTGTATGAGATGGAGGTCGAGAAGCGTCAGGCCGAGGAGTCGGCGGCCCGTCGTCTGCAGGTGAAGAGCGGCGACCGGAGCGAGAAGATCCGCACCTACAACTGGCCGCAGGACCGCGTCACCGATCACCGCATCGGGATGACGATCCACAACATCCCGGCCATCTTGAACGGCGAGGTTGACGACCTGCTCCTGGCGCTGCAGGAAAACGAGGACGCCGAGCGGCTCAAGGAGCTGTCAGAAGCCTGATGACGGTCAACCAGGCCTTGAGGCAGGCGGAAGACACTTTGCGGCAGTCAGGCGTCGGTTCCCCGGGAACCGACGCCTGTGTGCTCATGGCCCACGTGTTGGGGGAGACGCTAAGCCACCTGCCGACACGGTTCCGCAGCGAGCTTGGGCCAGTGGAGCAGGAACGCTTTGATGCGCTGGTCGCGCGGCGTGCCCAACGGGAGCCCCTGGCGTACATCACCGGCGAAACCTGGTTCATGGGCCTGCAGTTCCACTGTGATCCGCGAGCCTTCGTGCCGCGTCCGGACACCGAGATACTGGTGGAGACCGTGCTCAAGCAGATGGGCAAGATGGGCGCGGCAACTGCTCAAGAGCCTGTGCTGATTGGCGAGGTTGGCACCGGAACCGGGTGCATCGCGGTTTCGCTGGCGCATCACTTGCCCGCAGTGCGGCTGTTTGCCAGCGATGTGTCTGCAGAGGCGTTGGAGCTGGCCCGGGAGAACGCTCGCATGAATGAGGTCGAGGCACGGGTGCAGTTCGCCTGCGGTCCTGACCTGGAGCCGTTGAAGGCCGCCGGGCTGCTGGACCGAATCGCTGTACTGGTCTCGAATCCCCCGTACATACCCGCGGGCGAAGTGCCGACGCTGGAGCCGGAAGTCTCGCAGGCGGAGCCCCGTGTGGCGCTGGAAGGCGGTCATGACGGCCTGGAGTTCTACCGGCGGATACTGCCCCAGGTGGCGTCCTTGCCGTCACTGCGGCTGGTGGCCTTTGAGTTCGGAGTGGACGAAGACGAGCCGCTGGGGCGGCTGTTCGAGGAGTTGCTGCCCGGCTGGTCCTGGCACGTAGAGCTAGACCTGGCGGGTCTGCCGCGGGTCATCTGGGCTGCGCGGAACGCCTGAGTCCCTCCACCTGTTGTCCGTCGTTCCCCTGTGTTTCCCCCTTGCCTCACGATCCAAGCAGAGAGAAGGCCGCCCAGTAGTAGGGATGGGCGTACCTGGCGGCGGCTGAGTCTGGAGCCCGCTGGTAGGCCTCTCGTGCCTGCCGGAGGAAGACGCGCTGAGCCTCGCACAGGGCCAGAGGCGGGTCAGCGCCGCGAAGAAGCAGAGCGTGGTAGCGGCCCACCAGGTCGGCAGTCGCTTCATCCGGAACGCCCCAGAGGGTGGCGGTGACGGCCTGTGATCCAGCGAGCATGAAGGCGACGGCCAGGCCGAGGATGCCCTCACCTCGGGCATAGGCTCCCTGGGCGGTGTCGCAGGCTGAGAGGGTCACCATGCGGGCGTTCAGCCGCAGCCCCAGGATCGCGGGGGCGTAGAGGCGTCCGTCACCGGGCGAGGGGAGACTCGCCTGCGAACCACGCAGACCGGGATTCGTGAGGGCCAGGAAAGAGTGCTGCGGCCGATCGGGGTAGAGGACGCAATGGGTCGCGAGGAGCAGGAAGCCGAAACGGTCGAGCTCTGGCGCCTGCAGCAGCGAGGGAGAAGCTGCCCAGGAGAGCAGGCCGAGGTTGCCCTGCCAGCGCACCTGCTCAGGCGTCTCGTAGAGGCTTGCCGGGCCTGGGGCCGCTGAGAGAGCCGCCTGGGCCTCAAGACGCGTGCCGGGCAAGGGCGGCAGCGGATCCAGGGAAGCGGGAGAGAAAGCCAGAACCTTCGGTGTCGGGATGGGCCGGTCACGCGTCCGAGCCCGCGCATCGGCCAGGGTCAGGACGGGATCGGCGAAGGCACACAGGTTCGGTGAGGGCGCAGGCCTGGTAGCCCAGGCCTCCTGCAGCATCTGATAGACCGTGACCGAAGGCAGCACGTGGAAGGCCCAGCGCTCGGCGGCGAACTGGACTGAGGGCGCCGCGAAGACCCGTCCCGCAGGGGCCTCGTCCACCTCGGGTGCGAAGGTGGTCACCAGGGCTCCGAAGGGCAGGTAGCACAGCGGACCATCGGGCACGACGGCGACCGTGGCGGCCCCGGTCTGCTGCAGCTCATCCTCCACTGGGCGCAAGGTCAGGTCATAGAGAGCAGCCGCGACGCGCAGATGCTGGTCTTGCCAGGTCAGGGCCTCGGTGCGCTGCGCTTCTGTGCCCTTGCCGAGGGCCTCCATCGGCTGTCGCAGCAGCCAGACAAGCTCCTCAAGGGTGAACTGGGCGGCCAGCTCCTGCGGAGTCAGGAGCCCCTCGGTGTCGGGTGGCAGACCGGCCGCCTGTCCTGCCCGGAGACGCGCCTGATGCAGTCGGCCCAGGACCTGTTGGCCCACCAGCTCGCGGACGTGACCAGTGAAGAGCTCGTCGCCTGCTCCGGCTGAGAGGGTTGGGGTTTCGCGGAGGCTGAGACCGTCGCGGGTGACGAGGATCGCGAGAAGCCGTCCGCGGAGGAGCTTGAGTTCCAGCAGCGCCGCGCTGGTCGGAAGGCTGCGGCGCAGTCCGTCGAGAGTGATGAGGTGCGGCGCGAGCGGCCGGGTGAAGAGTGTGTCGGACCAGGCCATCTCCGCGCTGCGACGCCGAGCACTCACCTCCTGAAGCTCCGTGCGAAGGGCGAGTTGCTGCGCCGGGGCGCCGGGCGTGCTGAGCAGCCGGGAGGTTAGCAGCGCCTCGCGGTCGGTCAGGTCGGCTAGCTCTGTCCAGGGGCTCTGGGCTCGCGCGTCCGGCGACAGGGCCGCAAAGGCGAGAAGACAG
The DNA window shown above is from Armatimonadia bacterium and carries:
- the prfA gene encoding peptide chain release factor 1 gives rise to the protein MDLTGPFDKMTAELDELAHRLSDPAVIADNNLFRDLSRRHSELEPAVALWKEYQQALQDSEEAEAMLAEAEDDEMREFLAAEHQEAAQKVEKLHHRLLRELLPKDPRTDHNAIVEIRAGTGGEEAGLFAGDLFTMYSCLAERRRWKLEVLDSNESDLGGYKEITFILEGRGVFGIMRHESGVHRVQRVPKTESQGRIHTSAASVVVLPEAEEVDVEIDASDLRMENFRAGGPGGQHMQKNETAVRITHIPSGISVASSNQRSQMQNRDQAMRMLRTRLYEMEVEKRQAEESAARRLQVKSGDRSEKIRTYNWPQDRVTDHRIGMTIHNIPAILNGEVDDLLLALQENEDAERLKELSEA
- the prmC gene encoding peptide chain release factor N(5)-glutamine methyltransferase, translated to MTVNQALRQAEDTLRQSGVGSPGTDACVLMAHVLGETLSHLPTRFRSELGPVEQERFDALVARRAQREPLAYITGETWFMGLQFHCDPRAFVPRPDTEILVETVLKQMGKMGAATAQEPVLIGEVGTGTGCIAVSLAHHLPAVRLFASDVSAEALELARENARMNEVEARVQFACGPDLEPLKAAGLLDRIAVLVSNPPYIPAGEVPTLEPEVSQAEPRVALEGGHDGLEFYRRILPQVASLPSLRLVAFEFGVDEDEPLGRLFEELLPGWSWHVELDLAGLPRVIWAARNA
- a CDS encoding CHAT domain-containing tetratricopeptide repeat protein — translated: MLRALICTLLLGFTGFVACAADEVEQARAEFRAGLEADRAGDTPAAIAHWTAALTSLQRVVGTEALQAGCLYNLGTAQTRTGQPAAGLQRLSEALDLYRRVPNTTWEQAQCLQATGDARGHLKDSAGQESSCEQALSLYRQVPQAETEQLQCLLTLGVLAGDRGQHQRQIEWLEQAVELGRKTPGTESLQVDALRDLGVAYGRLGDLERKISLTQEALRLAEGQPNSARKQAEVLQNLGSAYCESGLSQRSVDTTLRALELYQSLPDTARQQASCLQNLGAAYGDLGDAAGELQAYQKALALYQSVPGTVLEQASCHSNLGIALLRAGRNEEALNSLRQSETSLREMARTLTAAGATWLPEDLYKVEAGLGEVLRRRGQPGDYYASYRHFARAVNLIEQLRTRAATTPALRAGHFGQRSWVYDQLLELLLKMRHSGLPLVPQELGEKEPSFWTGFGLPVPSLWQGWSSYEEAILHFSESARARVLGDCLLAFAALSPDARAQSPWTELADLTDREALLTSRLLSTPGAPAQQLALRTELQEVSARRRSAEMAWSDTLFTRPLAPHLITLDGLRRSLPTSAALLELKLLRGRLLAILVTRDGLSLRETPTLSAGAGDELFTGHVRELVGQQVLGRLHQARLRAGQAAGLPPDTEGLLTPQELAAQFTLEELVWLLRQPMEALGKGTEAQRTEALTWQDQHLRVAAALYDLTLRPVEDELQQTGAATVAVVPDGPLCYLPFGALVTTFAPEVDEAPAGRVFAAPSVQFAAERWAFHVLPSVTVYQMLQEAWATRPAPSPNLCAFADPVLTLADARARTRDRPIPTPKVLAFSPASLDPLPPLPGTRLEAQAALSAAPGPASLYETPEQVRWQGNLGLLSWAASPSLLQAPELDRFGFLLLATHCVLYPDRPQHSFLALTNPGLRGSQASLPSPGDGRLYAPAILGLRLNARMVTLSACDTAQGAYARGEGILGLAVAFMLAGSQAVTATLWGVPDEATADLVGRYHALLLRGADPPLALCEAQRVFLRQAREAYQRAPDSAAARYAHPYYWAAFSLLGS